One genomic segment of Paenibacillus xylanexedens includes these proteins:
- a CDS encoding type 2 lanthipeptide synthetase LanM family protein, whose product MMSIQERLHDSRWSDALYLTEKYKQFVQRYTAQVPNVPNVDMPVEQTDSGRMQQWLDKFFQDQEQLSNRFQAESMKVDTVQAMFNDTGFMYDFAEMTWHQELRRTFLENEHLEIEYFIEGDTDEIPFFEFSKPFLQRSIQIMTEGLNEGYDWLDKRRVTGLVLKTVSDKVFHMSAKTLIYELNKARLQDELRGEDSRQRYQHFVSQNIQSREQILALLLEYPVLARGLVEHTLRISLNMMRVLERLTRDRRELESFFGFELDKLEDVVFLGDSHNGGASVLRLAFAGGGNVMYKPRNMAIDTAFARLLQWFNDQQMGLPFRIAKSLDRSEYGWQQFIPYEEVTSLEAAERFFERQGQYLAILYAVNATDMHMENIVAQGEHPFFVDLESLLHNQPFKYVEEKEYYTALEKTLSILNDSVLKTSMLPTLDSNALYHSDLSGLAGDVDQVLNTYEIHDKNTDTMRIQRSKVSVSRFSHLPSYEQTPIKPERYIQSLKKGFYRVYSAIMEQKESFISIVCHYFDGCAVRTIVRPTVTYFTLIEASSHPKYLRNGLDKSLLFDMMWMIVRQDRMREKLVKYECYDLLHGDVPMFQTCIGQDMLFHHHDNQAIAGVFSSDILTQTADKVRAMNPKDMDMQWEFTERTLQTKYVLERSFAMEKSTASVQPAQLNELRIPMTKEEYLHEAVRIGDYIKDIAIMGDEGLSVSWISMGMDADEKLIYKSSELGLYNGVTGIAYFYLYLSQETGDHKYMQMVHLCIQTAWEMIRKKIDKNISLFTGYGSLLYLLVHKANVCSEPGINPDTLELLDILDDMVDNDQQLDVISGCAGTLMACVDMYMNFQSQRALDVAVRCGDRLLKLAQPMDQGMAWVTSAINKTPLSGIAHGNAGICLSLARLYSATGNKAYLETCMEGLKYEEALYSPEVNNWKDLRFTDGSMPEEHYVMYWCNGAPGLGIARIGLAHQLRSLGAMDTVEKDIRRALAKTMEEGFTEVSYSLCHGDMGNLELFLLAAEYLQDEELKEYSVQMANYIVTQVRHDNHHWRCGIPGRQQIPGLMLGLAGIGYQLLRLYNRDLPSVLMMEGPKGKETRDMAQTYAMETASAQQQMDTMEQSPHMGQHYA is encoded by the coding sequence ATGATGAGCATACAGGAGCGATTACATGACTCCCGCTGGAGTGATGCACTCTACTTAACAGAGAAATACAAACAGTTTGTGCAGCGATATACTGCACAAGTTCCCAACGTTCCGAATGTGGACATGCCTGTAGAGCAAACGGATTCAGGAAGAATGCAGCAATGGCTTGACAAGTTTTTTCAGGACCAGGAGCAATTGTCGAATCGCTTCCAGGCTGAATCCATGAAGGTGGATACGGTGCAGGCTATGTTTAATGATACAGGTTTTATGTACGACTTTGCTGAAATGACCTGGCATCAGGAACTCCGCAGAACATTTCTGGAGAATGAGCATCTGGAGATCGAATACTTTATTGAGGGCGATACGGATGAAATTCCGTTCTTTGAGTTTTCCAAACCCTTTCTGCAACGATCCATTCAGATCATGACCGAAGGCCTGAATGAAGGATATGACTGGTTGGACAAACGGCGTGTTACAGGGCTTGTTCTGAAGACAGTCTCGGATAAAGTTTTCCACATGTCTGCCAAGACACTAATCTATGAGTTAAACAAAGCGAGATTACAAGATGAATTGAGAGGTGAGGATTCCCGGCAGCGGTATCAGCACTTTGTGAGCCAGAACATCCAGTCCAGAGAACAGATTCTCGCCTTACTGCTGGAATATCCTGTTCTTGCCCGAGGACTTGTTGAGCACACTCTTCGGATCAGTCTCAATATGATGCGTGTTCTGGAGCGCCTGACGAGAGATCGTCGTGAACTGGAGTCTTTTTTTGGTTTCGAGCTGGATAAGCTGGAGGATGTCGTATTTCTCGGGGATTCGCATAATGGTGGAGCCAGTGTATTGCGGTTAGCGTTTGCGGGAGGGGGCAATGTCATGTACAAACCAAGGAACATGGCCATCGACACCGCTTTCGCCAGACTGTTGCAATGGTTTAACGATCAGCAAATGGGGTTGCCGTTCCGTATTGCCAAATCGCTGGATCGCTCCGAATATGGCTGGCAGCAGTTTATACCCTATGAGGAAGTCACCAGTCTGGAGGCAGCGGAACGTTTTTTTGAACGGCAGGGGCAGTATCTCGCTATTCTGTATGCCGTTAACGCAACGGACATGCATATGGAGAACATTGTTGCTCAAGGTGAGCATCCATTCTTTGTCGATCTGGAATCACTGCTGCACAATCAGCCCTTCAAATATGTGGAGGAGAAGGAATACTATACGGCGCTGGAGAAGACCCTTTCGATATTGAATGACTCCGTGTTAAAAACGAGCATGCTGCCCACGCTGGACTCCAATGCTTTGTATCACAGTGATCTAAGCGGGCTTGCGGGGGACGTAGATCAGGTACTGAACACGTATGAGATTCACGATAAGAATACAGATACCATGAGAATACAAAGAAGCAAAGTAAGTGTGAGTCGGTTCAGTCATTTGCCTTCATATGAACAGACCCCCATCAAACCTGAACGATATATCCAAAGTTTGAAGAAGGGTTTCTATCGTGTATACAGCGCCATCATGGAGCAAAAGGAGTCATTTATCTCCATCGTTTGCCATTACTTTGATGGTTGTGCTGTACGAACGATCGTTCGTCCGACTGTTACATACTTTACGCTGATTGAAGCAAGCTCCCATCCCAAATATCTCAGAAACGGGCTGGATAAGAGCTTGTTGTTCGACATGATGTGGATGATTGTACGACAGGATCGTATGCGTGAAAAGCTCGTGAAATATGAATGCTACGATCTATTGCACGGAGACGTACCTATGTTCCAGACCTGTATCGGCCAGGACATGTTGTTTCACCACCACGACAACCAAGCCATTGCCGGCGTATTTTCCTCTGATATTTTAACGCAGACTGCGGATAAAGTGCGGGCAATGAACCCAAAAGACATGGACATGCAGTGGGAATTTACCGAAAGGACACTCCAGACCAAGTATGTGCTGGAACGTTCATTCGCTATGGAGAAGAGTACCGCAAGTGTGCAACCGGCACAGTTGAATGAACTTCGAATACCCATGACGAAAGAAGAATATTTGCATGAAGCCGTAAGGATCGGGGATTACATAAAGGATATTGCCATTATGGGAGATGAAGGTCTTTCGGTGTCATGGATCAGTATGGGTATGGATGCAGACGAGAAGTTAATCTACAAATCTTCGGAATTGGGGTTATATAACGGGGTAACGGGCATTGCCTATTTCTATTTGTATCTGAGTCAGGAGACAGGTGACCACAAATATATGCAGATGGTTCATCTGTGTATTCAGACAGCCTGGGAGATGATCCGCAAAAAAATCGATAAAAACATCTCATTGTTCACTGGCTATGGATCACTTCTCTATTTACTGGTTCATAAAGCCAACGTATGTTCCGAACCGGGGATTAACCCGGATACGCTGGAATTGCTCGATATCCTGGACGATATGGTCGATAATGATCAGCAATTGGATGTGATCTCAGGTTGTGCAGGTACATTGATGGCTTGTGTGGACATGTATATGAACTTTCAATCGCAAAGAGCGCTGGACGTGGCTGTGCGATGCGGAGATCGTTTGCTGAAGCTTGCGCAGCCAATGGATCAAGGTATGGCTTGGGTGACGTCAGCGATTAATAAAACGCCACTTAGCGGCATTGCGCATGGTAACGCAGGCATCTGTCTGAGTTTGGCCCGTCTATATAGTGCTACAGGCAACAAAGCCTATCTTGAAACCTGTATGGAAGGACTGAAGTATGAGGAAGCCCTTTACAGTCCTGAAGTGAACAATTGGAAAGATCTGCGGTTCACCGATGGCAGCATGCCGGAAGAACATTACGTCATGTACTGGTGTAATGGCGCACCTGGTCTAGGGATCGCCCGTATAGGATTAGCGCACCAATTGAGGTCATTAGGAGCTATGGATACGGTTGAGAAGGATATCCGCAGAGCGTTAGCCAAGACGATGGAAGAAGGGTTTACAGAAGTTAGCTATTCGCTCTGCCATGGAGATATGGGCAATCTGGAGTTGTTCCTGCTCGCAGCCGAATATTTGCAGGATGAAGAGTTGAAGGAGTACTCCGTTCAGATGGCAAATTACATTGTGACACAGGTGAGACATGATAACCATCATTGGAGATGCGGCATTCCAGGTCGTCAGCAAATCCCAGGACTGATGCTAGGGCTTGCCGGCATTGGATATCAATTGCTCCGACTTTACAATCGTGACCTGCCTTCAGTACTGATGATGGAGGGACCAAAAGGCAAGGAAACAAGGGATATGGCGCAGACATACGCTATGGAAACGGCATCCGCTCAGCAGCAGATGGACACTATGGAACAGTCACCCCATATGGGGCAGCATTATGCCTGA
- a CDS encoding sensor histidine kinase, translating into MDGVVRILRKFVGSTILVSVVLLLFNLILLGSLIFKEIHEGPSPGAVVKQMASGLSKGEQGDYALNSDGMQLLDTYQAWAMLLDPQGKVQWSERLPAEIPRSYDVTDVAKFSRYYLKEYPVYVWEREDGLLVVGYPKNTYGKYQFDFLAEWLKSLPIRIILLLVCNVALALLVSILIGTRVIRSIRPLIHGIHALAKEEPVHVETKGIFNDLSQSINSTSRMLQDKDDALKARDEARSNWIAGISHDIRTPLSMILGYASELEEQSDLSAEHKQQASIIRRQGERLRSLVSDLNLVSMLEYEMQPLQLKSIRLSVLARQAVSDFLNNGLDERYPISLHVQDESLHVMGDERLLYRAVTNLVQNSITHNPEGCAIVLETMRAAEDVCCEFVVSDDGKGIPKEYLDDVVVLPYAAGRVRPSRQGHGLGLPMVSRIAQAHRGKLILESDSGEGLRAALQLPAT; encoded by the coding sequence ATGGATGGCGTTGTTCGAATTCTAAGAAAGTTTGTAGGATCTACCATTCTGGTATCTGTGGTGCTGTTATTGTTCAATCTAATTTTGCTAGGTTCGCTGATCTTCAAGGAAATTCATGAGGGTCCTTCCCCCGGTGCGGTTGTGAAACAGATGGCCAGTGGTCTGAGTAAGGGCGAGCAGGGGGACTATGCGCTAAACAGCGATGGAATGCAACTGCTGGATACATATCAGGCTTGGGCGATGCTGCTCGATCCCCAGGGCAAGGTACAGTGGAGCGAACGGCTTCCGGCTGAAATCCCGCGCTCTTATGACGTGACGGATGTTGCGAAGTTCTCGCGATACTATCTTAAGGAATACCCGGTGTACGTATGGGAACGTGAAGATGGATTATTGGTCGTAGGCTACCCTAAGAATACGTACGGAAAATACCAGTTCGACTTTCTGGCAGAGTGGCTCAAGTCATTGCCTATTCGGATCATACTATTGTTGGTGTGTAATGTGGCTCTTGCTCTACTAGTATCCATACTCATTGGAACGCGGGTGATCCGTAGTATTCGACCGTTAATCCATGGCATTCACGCATTGGCAAAGGAAGAGCCTGTTCACGTCGAAACCAAAGGTATATTTAATGACCTGTCACAAAGCATCAATTCAACATCCCGTATGCTTCAGGACAAGGATGATGCTCTAAAAGCGAGAGATGAAGCGCGATCCAACTGGATCGCAGGCATTTCTCATGATATACGGACACCCTTGTCCATGATTCTGGGTTACGCGAGTGAGTTGGAGGAGCAATCGGATTTGTCAGCCGAGCACAAACAGCAGGCCTCCATTATTCGTCGCCAGGGTGAACGCCTGCGGTCACTGGTCAGTGATCTAAACCTGGTATCCATGCTGGAGTATGAGATGCAGCCTCTACAGTTGAAGTCGATTCGACTCTCGGTACTAGCAAGGCAGGCTGTGTCGGATTTTTTGAATAATGGACTGGATGAGCGTTATCCAATCTCGCTTCATGTTCAGGACGAGAGTCTCCATGTTATGGGGGATGAACGATTATTGTATCGTGCAGTAACGAATTTGGTACAAAACAGTATCACGCATAACCCGGAGGGGTGTGCAATTGTGCTGGAAACGATGCGTGCAGCTGAGGATGTATGTTGTGAATTTGTGGTGTCAGATGATGGAAAAGGAATTCCAAAAGAGTATCTGGACGATGTGGTGGTTCTCCCCTATGCGGCAGGACGCGTACGGCCTTCCCGTCAGGGACATGGCTTAGGGCTTCCAATGGTATCAAGGATTGCGCAGGCTCATCGGGGAAAGCTTATTCTTGAGAGTGATAGTGGGGAAGGGCTTAGAGCTGCTTTGCAGTTGCCTGCTACTTAG
- a CDS encoding type A2 lanthipeptide has translation MKQFNLEALRAIEDISDDELMVITGAVSVIDAQASGGVFCTVSHECHYNSVSPSSWLTCC, from the coding sequence ATGAAACAATTCAATCTCGAAGCATTGCGAGCAATCGAGGACATCAGTGATGACGAGCTTATGGTCATTACAGGAGCGGTATCTGTAATTGATGCTCAAGCTAGTGGCGGTGTATTTTGTACGGTAAGTCATGAATGTCATTATAATTCGGTTTCACCTTCTTCCTGGCTTACTTGTTGTTAA